The Populus nigra chromosome 14, ddPopNigr1.1, whole genome shotgun sequence genome has a segment encoding these proteins:
- the LOC133672346 gene encoding small ribosomal subunit protein uS4y — MVHVSFYRNYGKTFKKPRRPYEKERLDAELKLVGEYGLRAKRELWRVQYALSRIRNAARMLLTLDEKNPRRIFEGEALLRRMNRYGLLEENQNKLDYVLALTVENFLERRLQTLVFKAGMAKSIHHARVLIKQRHIRVGRQVVNIPSFMVRVDSQKHIDFSLTSPLGGGRPGRVKRKNQKAAAKKATGGDGDEEDEE, encoded by the exons ATGGTTCACGTCAGTTTTTACAGAAACT ATGGGAAGACTTTCAAGAAGCCGAGGCGCCCATATGAGAAGGAACGGTTGGACGCAGAGCTGAAACTTGTTGGAGAGTATGGGCTCCGTGCTAAGAGGGAGCTATGGAGGGTTCAATATGCCCTGAGCCGCATTCGTAATGCTGCAAGAATGCTTCTCACCCTGGACGAGAAGAACCCACGCCGAATTTTTGAAGGTGAAGCCCTTCTCCGCAGGATGAACAGGTATGGTCTTCTGGAGGAGAACCAGAACAAGCTTGATTATGTCCTGGCCCTCACTGTTGAGAACTTCCTTGAGCGTCGGCTCCAGACCCTCGTGTTCAAGGCTGGCATGGCAAAGTCTATTCACCATGCTCGTGTGCTCATCAAGCAGAGGCACATtag GGTTGGAAGGCAGGTTGTTAACATTCCATCTTTTATGGTGAGGGTTGACTCCCAGAAAcacattgatttttctctcacAAGTCCACTTGGAGGTGGCCGTCCTGGAAGAGTGAAGAGAAAGAATCAAAAGGCTGCTGCCAAGAAGGCTACTGGTGGAGATGGTGATGAAGAGGATGAGGAATGA
- the LOC133672549 gene encoding cysteine-rich receptor-like protein kinase 46 yields the protein MAFSINLSHADPRTDLVIRTCGKVRVQNVSNYFKYYSSITDYMQDEIYRNKFAFKDTGEPPDRLYVLAQCMDDLTNDECAMCFSQISTLIPSCFPSTGGRVYFDGCFIRAENYSFYREALAPEDTKVQTLRGLDWDSEMGKGFVFVLLMRCSGIVNKGQEFSVAVKEVLSKMLLKAPSFRGFASKHETSNGISAYGMANCWKILDHDLCSICLSEAVASALSCIPSTEARVLNAGCFLRYSDASFANDSNGEYSKAIGIGVCVGKLTYRRKIRLKQSKETEDLLLEERVQYMQFKYATLDTATESFSEANRLGCGGFGEVFKGTLPDGREIAIKRLYISRKFRVQEIRNEMEIIGRAQHKNLVRFLGCCFTSVDSFLVYEYLANRSLDLILFDPAKKKELDWKRRFLIIEGTAEGLEYLHKYSQVRIIHRDIKASNVLLDLRHRPKISDFGLARFYSCDQSLVNTAIAGTLGYMAPEYIAKGRLTEKVDVYSFGVLVIEMITGVQNNKYQSEKTYETLVTCAWKHFQSNTVQEIIDTSMTIEDAEDIERVVQIGLLCTQESPNLRPTTTEVVQMLRKKDVELSSPSKPPFTDELMELHYLGSLDQQHPSTFGL from the exons ATGGCATTTTCAATCAATCTGTCCCATGCAGACCCGAGAACAGACCTTGTTATACGTACGTGTGGCAAAGTGCGCGTTCAAAATGTGTCAAACTACTTCAAGTACTATTCAAGCATCACAGATTACATGCAAGATGAGATTTATCGCAACAAGTTTGCATTTAAGGATACAGGAGAGCCGCCAGATCGGTTGTATGTGCTTGCCCAATGCATGGATGATCTAACTAACGATGAATGTGCTATGTGTTTCTCGCAAATTAGTACTCTCATCCCCAGTTGCTTTCCTAGCACCGGTGGTCGCGTTTATTTTGATGGTTGCTTTATTAGGGCTGAGAATTATAGTTTCTATCGTGAAGCTCTTGCCCCTGAAGATACGAAG GTTCAAACCCTAAGAGGTTTGGATTGGGATTCAGAGATGGGGAAAGGCTTCGTCTTTGTGTTGCTCATG AGATGCAGTGGCATTGTAAACAAGGGGCAAGAATTTAGCGTTGCAGTAAAGGAAGTGCTGAGTAAGATGTTATTGAAGGCTCCGAGTTTCCGAGGCTTTGCTTCCAAGCATGAGACTTCAAATGGCATATCTGCCTATGGGATGGCTAACTGCTGGAAGATCTTGGACCATGATTTGTGTTCCATTTGCCTGTCAGAGGCGGTTGCATCTGCCTTATCATGCATTCCATCTACGGAGGCTCGTGTGCTTAATGCTGGCTGCTTTCTACGCTATTCTGATGCTTCATTTGCCAATGATTCTAATGGTGAATACTCCAAAG CGATAGGTATTGGTGTTTGTGTGGGTAAACTTACCTATAGAAGAAAGATCCGTCTCAAGCAATCGAAAG AGACGGAGGACTTGTTATTAGAGGAGAGGGTGCAGTACATGCAGTTCAAGTACGCGACACTTGACACAGCAACTGAAAGTTTCAGTGAAGCTAATAGGTTAGGATGTGGAGGATTTGGTGAAGTATTTAAG GGAACCTTACCAGACGGTAGAGAAATTGCAATAAAGCGATTATATATTAGTAGGAAATTTCGAGTACAAGAGATTCGTAATGAAATGGAAATTATTGGTAGAGCACAACACAAGAACTTGGTTCGATTCCTCGGTTGCTGCTTCACCAGCGTTGACAGCTTCCTTGTCTATGAATACCTAGCAAACAGAAGCCTGGATCTCATTTTATTTG ATCCGGCAAAGAAGAAAGAACTTGATTGGAAAAGGAGATTTCTAATTATCGAAGGAACAGCTGAAGGTTTGGAGTACCTCCACAAGTATTCTCAAGTGCGGATCATTCATAGAGACATCAAAGCAAGTAATGTCTTACTAGACTTGAGACATCGACCAAAAATCTCAGATTTTGGACTAGCAAGATTTTATTCCTGTGACCAATCCCTCGTCAACACTGCCATTGCTGGAACACT GGGGTACATGGCTCCAGAATACATTGCCAAGGGAAGGTTAACTGAGAAGGTGGATGTCTATAGCTTTGGAGTTCTCGTCATCGAAATGATTACTGGAGTACAAAACAACAAATATCAATCCGAGAAAACATATGAAACTCTAGTTACCTGT GCATGGAAGCATTTCCAATCAAACACGGTACAAGAGATCATTGATACAAGTATGACGATTGAAGATGCTGAAGACATCGAAAGAGTTGTTCAGATTGGTCTCTTATGTACTCAAGAGTCACCAAATTTGCGGCCAACGACGACAGAAGTAGTTCAAATGCTTAGGAAAAAGGATGTTGAATTGAGTTCACCATCCAAGCCTCCTTTCACAGATGAACTTATGGAATTACATTATTTAGGCAGCTTGGACCAACAACACCCTTCTACCTTTGGTTTGTGA